In a single window of the Zonotrichia leucophrys gambelii isolate GWCS_2022_RI unplaced genomic scaffold, RI_Zleu_2.0 Scaffold_336_56287, whole genome shotgun sequence genome:
- the LOC135441541 gene encoding olfactory receptor 14A16-like, which yields MSNSSSIRQFLLLALADTRQLQLLHFCLLLGISLAALLGNGLIISAIACGHHLHTPMFFFLLNLALSDLGSICTTVPKAMHNSLWHTRDISYSGCAAQLFCLVFFMSLEVYLLTIMCYDRYMSICKPLHYGTLLGSRACAHMAAAAWASAFLNALMHTANTFSLPLCHGNALGQFFCEIPQILKLSCSKSHLRELGLLAVSICVASICFVFMVFSYVQIFRAVLRIPSEQGRHKAFSTCLPHLAVVSLFFTTGCFAYLKPPSISSPSLDPALSVLYSVVPPALNPLIYSLRNQELKAAVWTLMSGPFRKY from the coding sequence atgtccaacagcagctccatcaggcaattcctcctgctggcattggcagacacgcggcagctgcagctcctgcacttctgcctcttgctgggcatctccctggctgccctcctgggcaacggcctcatcatcagcgccatagcctgcggccaccacctgcacacgcccatgttcttcttcctgctcaacctggccctcagcgacctgggctccatctgcaccactgtccccaaagccatgcacaattccctctggcacaccagggacatctcctactcaggatgtgctgcacagctcttttgtttggtgtttttcatGTCATTAGAGGTTTacctcctgaccatcatgtgctatgaccgctacatgtccatctgcaaacccctgcactacgggaccctcctgggcagcagagcttgtgcccacatggcagcagctgcctgggccagtgcctttctcaatgctctcatgcacacagccaatacattttctctgcccctgtgccatggcaatgccctgggccagttcttctgtgaaatcccccagatcctcaagctctcctgctccaaatcccaccTCAGGGAACTTGGACTTCTTGCTGTAAGTATCTGTGTAGCCTCAATCTGCTTTGTCTTTATGGTTTtttcctatgtgcagatcttcagggccgtgctgaggatcccctctgagcagggacggcacaaagccttttccacctgcctccctcacctggccgtggttTCCCTGTTTTTCACCACTGGCTGttttgcctacctgaagcccccctccatctcctccccatcccttgATCcggccctgtcagttctgtactcggtggtgcctccagccctgaaccccctcatctacagcctgaggaaccaggagctcaaggctgcagtgtggacactGATGAGTGGACCATTTAGGAAATATTAA